One window of the Thermodesulfobacteriota bacterium genome contains the following:
- a CDS encoding type II toxin-antitoxin system HicA family toxin, which yields MSTFPSVTGHQLIRALAKGGFEVARVKGSHHFLQHPDGRCTVVPVHRRENIGRGLLAQILRDCEMTINELQGAL from the coding sequence ATGAGCACATTTCCTTCTGTTACTGGCCACCAGCTCATACGAGCGTTAGCCAAGGGCGGTTTTGAGGTGGCTCGCGTCAAGGGCAGCCATCATTTCCTGCAACATCCTGATGGCAGGTGCACGGTCGTTCCTGTCCATCGCCGTGAGAACATTGGCCGCGGCCTTCTTGCTCAAATCCTGCGCGACTGTGAAATGACCATCAACGAGCTCCAGGGGGCTCTGTGA
- a CDS encoding type II toxin-antitoxin system HicB family antitoxin, with protein sequence MMREFHVIIERDEDGYYVASVPALRGCHTQAKSLDVLMERIREAIALCLEVEQPITNEFVGVQRVALNT encoded by the coding sequence GTGATGCGTGAATTTCATGTCATTATAGAAAGAGATGAAGATGGGTATTATGTTGCCTCGGTGCCGGCTCTGCGAGGCTGTCATACTCAGGCGAAGTCGTTGGATGTGTTGATGGAAAGAATCAGAGAGGCCATTGCGCTCTGCCTGGAAGTGGAACAGCCGATCACAAACGAGTTTGTAGGCGTCCAGCGCGTAGCCCTCAATACATGA
- the ileS gene encoding isoleucine--tRNA ligase, which translates to MDYRDTLNLPQTSFPMKASLAANEPRQLARWQEEGLYARIQEATANRPLYVLHDGPPYANGHIHMGTAFNKVLKDIILKSRRMAGFHCPYVPGWDCHGLPIEHQVDKELGAKKKELDKLAVRQHCRRFAEKWIDTQREEFRRLGVLGDWDEPYLTMTFGYEAAIAREFNRFLLSGAVVRSKKPVYWCSSCTTALAEAEVEYADHASPSIYVKFPLIGDPAELAPALAGRQVSLVIWTTTPWTLPGNLAVALHPDFPYVALAVGDEVWIVAEGLAFAALAACGREPAPVLARLAASDLAGRRCRHPFLDRDSRIILADYVTQDTGTGCVHTAPGHGREDYLSGLKYDLPILSPVDDRGRFTAEAGPYQGQLIWEANPVITRDLAAAGALAAEATISHSYPHCWRCKRPVFFRATAQWFLSMEHDQLRDRALAAIKTVTWTPKWGMERISGMIEARPDWCLSRQRAWGVPITVFACADCGTPVRDQGVAERIVALFAEHGADIWFTLTPAAILGEDARCSSCGSASFRREDDILDVWFDSGVSFAAVLEERPGLRSPADLYLEGSDQHRGWFHSSLLAAIGTRGVPPYRGVLTHGFVVDGQGKKMSKSLGNVIAPAEIIRKYGAEILRLWVSAEDYRDDIKISDEILSRLSDAYRKIRNTIRFLLGNLYDFEPARDRVAYQELSALDRWALHHLETVKRRVLVAYQAFDFHIVYQALHQFCAVTMSALYLDILKDRLYTSPAASPGRRGAQTVLHEILDSLVRLMAPVLSFTAAEVWDQLPADPAREANPFVALFPAERPEHLDEALAADWERLLAVRSEITRALELARAAKTIGHSLEAEVLVEAEPELAAFLDRHWPDLAAASIVSTLTPARLGEGEAAFASETIPGLRVAVRPAAGAKCERCWTRAESVGTLAQHPALCQRCAAVVTGSWAGAAAVR; encoded by the coding sequence ATGGATTACCGGGACACCCTTAACCTGCCTCAGACCAGCTTTCCCATGAAGGCCAGCCTGGCCGCCAACGAGCCCCGGCAGCTGGCCCGATGGCAGGAGGAAGGCCTCTACGCCCGGATTCAGGAGGCCACGGCCAACCGGCCGCTCTATGTCCTCCACGATGGCCCGCCGTACGCCAATGGCCACATCCATATGGGCACCGCCTTCAACAAGGTCCTCAAGGACATCATCCTGAAGTCCCGGCGCATGGCCGGCTTCCACTGCCCCTACGTGCCCGGCTGGGACTGTCATGGCCTGCCCATCGAGCATCAGGTGGACAAGGAGCTGGGGGCGAAGAAGAAAGAGCTGGACAAGCTGGCGGTGCGGCAGCACTGCCGCCGCTTCGCCGAGAAATGGATCGACACCCAGCGGGAGGAGTTCCGGCGTCTGGGCGTGCTGGGGGACTGGGACGAGCCGTACCTCACCATGACCTTCGGCTACGAGGCGGCCATCGCCCGGGAGTTCAACCGTTTTTTGCTTTCCGGCGCCGTGGTGCGCTCCAAGAAGCCGGTCTACTGGTGCAGCTCCTGCACCACCGCCCTGGCCGAGGCCGAGGTGGAGTACGCCGATCATGCCTCGCCCTCCATCTACGTGAAATTCCCCCTGATCGGCGATCCGGCGGAGCTGGCCCCGGCGCTGGCCGGCCGCCAGGTCAGCCTGGTGATCTGGACCACCACTCCCTGGACCCTGCCCGGCAACCTGGCGGTGGCCCTCCATCCCGATTTCCCCTATGTGGCCCTGGCGGTGGGGGACGAGGTCTGGATCGTGGCCGAGGGCCTGGCGTTTGCGGCCCTGGCCGCCTGCGGCCGGGAGCCGGCGCCGGTCCTGGCCCGGCTGGCCGCCTCTGACCTGGCCGGCCGGCGCTGCCGCCATCCTTTCCTGGACCGGGATTCCCGCATCATCCTGGCGGACTATGTCACCCAGGACACCGGTACCGGCTGCGTGCACACCGCGCCGGGCCACGGCCGGGAGGACTACCTGTCCGGCCTCAAATACGATCTGCCCATTCTGTCACCGGTGGATGACCGGGGCCGCTTCACCGCCGAGGCCGGGCCGTACCAGGGCCAGCTGATCTGGGAGGCCAACCCGGTCATCACCCGGGATCTGGCGGCTGCCGGCGCCCTGGCGGCGGAGGCGACCATCAGCCACAGCTACCCCCATTGCTGGCGGTGCAAGAGGCCGGTTTTCTTCCGGGCCACGGCCCAGTGGTTCCTGTCCATGGAGCATGACCAGCTGCGGGATAGGGCCCTGGCGGCGATCAAAACCGTGACCTGGACCCCCAAGTGGGGCATGGAGCGGATCTCCGGCATGATCGAGGCGCGGCCGGACTGGTGCCTGTCCCGGCAGCGGGCCTGGGGCGTGCCGATCACGGTTTTCGCCTGCGCCGACTGCGGCACCCCGGTGCGGGACCAGGGGGTGGCAGAGCGGATCGTGGCGCTCTTTGCCGAGCACGGGGCAGACATCTGGTTCACCCTGACGCCGGCAGCGATTCTGGGCGAGGACGCCCGCTGCAGCTCGTGCGGCAGCGCCTCCTTCCGCCGGGAGGACGATATCCTCGACGTCTGGTTCGACTCCGGGGTGAGCTTTGCGGCGGTCCTGGAGGAGCGGCCCGGGCTGCGCTCGCCGGCGGATCTCTATCTGGAGGGCAGCGACCAGCACCGGGGCTGGTTCCACTCCTCTTTGCTGGCCGCCATCGGCACCCGCGGGGTGCCGCCGTACCGGGGGGTGCTCACCCACGGCTTCGTGGTGGATGGCCAGGGAAAGAAGATGTCCAAAAGCCTCGGCAACGTCATCGCCCCGGCGGAGATCATCAGGAAATACGGGGCCGAGATCCTGCGGCTGTGGGTGTCGGCGGAGGACTACCGGGACGACATCAAGATCTCCGACGAGATCCTTTCCCGGCTCTCCGACGCCTACCGCAAGATCCGGAACACCATCCGGTTCCTTCTGGGCAACCTCTACGACTTCGAGCCGGCCCGCGACCGGGTGGCCTACCAGGAGCTGTCCGCCCTGGACCGCTGGGCCCTCCATCACCTGGAAACCGTGAAGAGACGGGTGCTGGTGGCCTACCAGGCCTTCGACTTCCACATCGTCTACCAGGCCCTGCACCAGTTCTGCGCCGTCACCATGAGCGCGCTCTATCTCGACATCCTGAAGGATCGGCTATATACCTCTCCGGCTGCCTCGCCGGGCCGCCGGGGCGCCCAGACCGTGCTCCACGAGATCCTGGACAGCCTGGTGCGTCTCATGGCGCCGGTCCTGTCCTTCACCGCCGCCGAGGTCTGGGACCAGCTGCCCGCCGACCCGGCCCGGGAGGCCAACCCCTTCGTGGCCCTGTTCCCGGCCGAGCGGCCGGAGCATCTGGACGAGGCCCTGGCTGCCGACTGGGAGCGGCTCCTGGCAGTGCGGAGCGAGATCACCCGCGCTCTCGAGCTGGCCAGGGCCGCGAAGACCATCGGCCACTCCCTGGAGGCCGAGGTGCTGGTGGAGGCGGAGCCGGAGCTGGCCGCCTTCCTGGACCGGCACTGGCCGGACCTGGCAGCGGCCAGCATCGTCTCCACCCTGACCCCGGCCCGCCTGGGCGAGGGCGAAGCCGCCTTCGCCAGCGAGACCATTCCCGGTCTGCGGGTGGCGGTGCGTCCGGCCGCCGGCGCCAAATGCGAGCGCTGCTGGACCCGGGCGGAGAGCGTCGGCACCCTGGCCCAGCATCCGGCCCTGTGCCAGCGCTGCGCCGCGGTGGTGACCGGCAGCTGGGCGGGCGCGGCGGCGGTCCGCTGA
- a CDS encoding AAA family ATPase, giving the protein MTRIIALAGKGGTGKTTTAALLINYLKHRRLTPVLAVDADANANLNELLGLTVDLTVGEIRQGVKGEMPPSMTRDQYMEMQLHQALVEATGFDLLVMGRPDGPGCYCAANSFLAAAMDSLAGNYRFLLVDNEAGMEHLSRMNLRRIDLLLVVSDASARGIQAASRIAGLTVPLGVSLGRQALIVNRAPEPVPPALAERVAAAEAAGLPLAGYLPEDDTLAETEIRGGSYLDLTPDLPILARAFALFDQLIGPLAA; this is encoded by the coding sequence ATGACCAGGATCATCGCCTTGGCGGGCAAGGGCGGCACCGGCAAGACCACCACGGCCGCCCTGCTCATCAACTATCTGAAGCACCGCCGGCTGACCCCGGTCCTGGCCGTGGATGCCGACGCCAATGCCAACCTCAACGAGCTTCTGGGCTTGACGGTGGACCTGACGGTGGGGGAGATCCGCCAGGGGGTCAAGGGCGAGATGCCGCCCAGCATGACCCGGGACCAGTACATGGAGATGCAGCTCCACCAGGCCCTGGTGGAGGCAACCGGCTTTGACCTTCTGGTCATGGGCCGGCCGGACGGCCCGGGCTGCTACTGCGCCGCCAACTCGTTCCTGGCGGCGGCCATGGACAGCCTGGCCGGCAACTACCGCTTCCTTCTGGTGGACAACGAGGCGGGCATGGAGCACTTAAGCCGCATGAACCTCAGGCGGATCGACCTCCTTCTCGTGGTCTCCGACGCCTCGGCCCGGGGCATCCAGGCTGCCAGCCGCATCGCCGGCCTCACCGTGCCCCTGGGTGTGTCCCTGGGCCGCCAGGCCCTCATCGTCAACCGCGCCCCGGAGCCGGTGCCGCCGGCCCTGGCCGAACGGGTGGCTGCCGCCGAGGCCGCCGGCCTGCCCCTGGCCGGCTACCTGCCGGAGGATGACACCCTGGCCGAAACAGAGATCCGGGGCGGGTCCTATCTGGACCTCACCCCGGATCTGCCCATTCTGGCCCGGGCCTTCGCCCTCTTCGACCAGCTTATCGGCCCCCTGGCTGCCTGA
- a CDS encoding DNA polymerase III subunit beta: MAVSEAQIERAIALSKAYGVSRLILFGSAAESPETAQDLDLACDGIAGWRIFELGAQIEDELGTSVDLIPLRPSTPFTRIVERKGKVLI, encoded by the coding sequence ATGGCCGTAAGTGAGGCGCAAATAGAACGGGCGATAGCACTCTCAAAGGCTTACGGAGTATCCCGTTTGATTCTTTTTGGTAGCGCTGCGGAATCCCCTGAAACCGCACAGGATCTCGATCTTGCTTGCGACGGCATTGCTGGGTGGCGAATCTTCGAGCTTGGCGCACAAATCGAGGACGAATTGGGAACCTCCGTTGACCTTATTCCCTTGCGACCGTCGACACCCTTCACAAGGATTGTGGAGCGGAAAGGGAAAGTGCTGATATGA